The proteins below come from a single Epinephelus moara isolate mb chromosome 19, YSFRI_EMoa_1.0, whole genome shotgun sequence genomic window:
- the rgra gene encoding retinal G protein coupled receptor a, translated as MVSSYPLPEGFSDFDVFSLGSCLLVEGLLGFFLNAVTVIAFLKVRELRTPSNFLVFSLALADMGISMNATIAAFSSFLRYWPYGSEGCQTHGFQGFMTALASIHFIAAIAWDRYHQYCTRTKLQWSSAITLSVFIWLFTAFWSAMPLIGWGEYDYEPLRTCCTLDYSKGDRNYVSYLIPMAIFNMAIQMFVVMSSYQSIAQKFKKTGNPRFNPNTPLKTMLLCWGPYGVLAFYAAVENANLVSPKLRMMAPILAKTSPTFNVFLYALGNENYRGGIWQFLTGEKIDVPQIENKSK; from the exons ATGGTCTCGTCTTATCCTTTACCGGAGGGCTTCTCCGACTTTGATGTGTTCTCCCTGGGATCGTGTCTGCTGGTGGAGG GTCTGCTGGGCTTCTTTCTAAATGCGGTGACAGTCATTGCTTTCCTCAAAGTGAGAGAACTGAGGACCCCCAGCAATTTCCTAGTGTTCAGCTTAGCGTTGGCTGATATGGGCATCTCAATGAACGCCACCATCGCCGCTTTCTCCAGCTTCTTGAG GTACTGGCCTTATGGCTCTGAGGGATGCCAGACTCACGGTTTCCAGGGTTTCATGACAGCTCTCGCCAGCATCCACTTCATAGCCGCCATCGCCTGGGACAGATACCACCAGTACTGCACTA GGACAAAGCTGCAGTGGAGCAGCGCCATCACTCTGTCTGTATTTATCTGGCTCTTCACTGCCTTCTGGTCTGCCATGCCCCTCATCGGCTGGGGAGAGTACGACTACGAGCCCCTCAGGACCTGCTGCACTCTGGACTACAGCAAGGGAGACAG AAACTACGTGTCCTACTTGATCCCCATGGCTATCTTCAACATGGCCATCCAGATGTTTGTTGTCATGTCCTCTTATCAGTCCATTGCACAGAAATTCAAGAAGACTGGAAACCCCAGG TTCAACCCCAACACTCCTCTTAAAACTATGCTGCTCTGCTGGGGCCCCTATGGCGTCCTGGCTTTCTACGCCGCTGTGGAGAAtgccaacctggtctcaccaAAGCTCAGGATG ATGGCACCTATCCTGGCTAAGACCTCTCCCACCTTCAATGTCTTCCTGTACGCTTTGGGAAATGAGAACTACagaggaggcatctggcagttCCTCACCGGGGAAAAGATTGATGTGCCTCAAATTGAGAACAAGTCCAAATAA